In a genomic window of Virgibacillus sp. SK37:
- a CDS encoding 2-dehydropantoate 2-reductase, which translates to MNIGIIGGGAIGLLLSGYLAEEHDITVYVRRAEQKVLIDLHGIRVTNKFERQHVQCKLIDQIKDQDCVFVCVKQFQLLEILPYVSSLSNKVSLIFLQNGMSHIEKITNLSQPMSIGITEHGAEKINDYTVKHTGVGVIKLASYNGISNRELQQLLSVFEQHDFPMVYRDNWSILLKEKLVLNAVINPLTALFQVKNSQVIQNEYIKILAKKLCEEACFVLSLNEVKQWSEVQRVAKATGENTSSMFKDIKEGRPTEIEAISGYLLKQCSNSKIPYTAFVYHSIKALEKKKGILHR; encoded by the coding sequence ATGAATATCGGTATAATTGGTGGCGGGGCAATAGGGTTATTATTAAGTGGCTATTTAGCTGAAGAGCATGATATCACGGTATATGTAAGGCGGGCAGAACAAAAAGTATTAATAGATTTACATGGGATAAGGGTTACAAATAAGTTTGAGCGACAGCATGTACAATGTAAACTTATAGATCAGATTAAGGATCAGGATTGTGTTTTTGTATGTGTGAAGCAATTTCAGTTGTTAGAAATTTTGCCATATGTTTCAAGCCTGAGTAATAAGGTTTCGTTGATATTTCTTCAAAATGGAATGTCACATATAGAAAAAATCACCAATCTTAGTCAACCGATGAGTATAGGTATTACAGAGCATGGAGCCGAAAAAATTAATGATTATACCGTTAAGCATACTGGGGTTGGTGTTATTAAGTTGGCATCATATAACGGGATATCTAACAGAGAATTACAGCAGCTTTTATCTGTCTTTGAACAACATGACTTTCCAATGGTCTATCGGGATAACTGGTCTATATTGCTAAAAGAAAAATTGGTTCTTAATGCAGTAATTAACCCACTAACCGCTCTCTTTCAGGTTAAAAATTCACAGGTCATTCAAAATGAATATATTAAGATCTTAGCTAAGAAATTATGTGAAGAAGCGTGTTTTGTTCTAAGTTTAAATGAAGTTAAACAGTGGTCGGAGGTTCAGCGGGTGGCAAAAGCCACTGGAGAAAACACATCATCCATGTTCAAAGATATCAAGGAGGGAAGACCAACTGAAATAGAAGCAATTTCTGGTTATCTGTTAAAGCAATGTTCAAATTCAAAAATACCATACACTGCATTTGTATATCATAGTATAAAGGCCCTAGAAAAGAAGAAAGGAATACTGCACAGATGA
- a CDS encoding N-acetyltransferase → MNRIKVEKLLINFKTLEKFKYFKEYGNQELSMLEDLESNMVENDSDSPFYGIYFGDNLVARMSLYKVKAKYDQYFEPPQDYLTLWKLEVLPDYQGNGYGKALVDFAKSYNLPIKTNPRINSHGFWEKMSFQKAHYDMERDLGENPLIWLPEGVKEQDNK, encoded by the coding sequence ATGAATCGCATAAAAGTAGAAAAATTGCTAATCAACTTTAAAACCTTAGAAAAATTCAAATATTTCAAAGAATACGGTAACCAGGAATTATCGATGTTGGAAGACCTTGAGAGTAATATGGTAGAAAATGATAGTGATTCACCATTTTACGGAATCTACTTTGGGGATAATTTGGTGGCGAGAATGAGCCTTTATAAAGTAAAAGCAAAATACGATCAATATTTTGAGCCTCCACAGGATTATTTAACACTATGGAAGCTGGAAGTGCTACCTGATTATCAAGGGAATGGATACGGTAAAGCATTAGTGGATTTTGCAAAGAGTTATAACTTACCGATTAAAACAAACCCTAGAATTAATTCACATGGTTTCTGGGAGAAAATGAGCTTCCAGAAAGCGCATTATGACATGGAAAGAGACCTTGGAGAAAATCCGCTTATTTGGCTACCAGAAGGAGTTAAAGAACAGGACAATAAATAA